A window of the Thermoleophilia bacterium SCSIO 60948 genome harbors these coding sequences:
- a CDS encoding radical SAM protein: MRWENLSLDREDEGADAKLPGFRDPARVRTFDAPEALGTRFYEVGARSILNRVPERSRMPFRWTINPYRGCSHACAYCVSGDTQILLADGRSKRMDAIEVDDRVVGTKRIGRYRRYAEATVTDHWATGRRPAYRVTLADGTELIASADHRFLTDRGWKHVLDAPGPGSQRPHLTLNNRLLGFGSIPPAPDHDADYRAGYLCGMIRGDGSLGHYRYKRPGRTSSDVYRFRLALIDFDALDRTKRYLSREGIDCGEFLFQPAGAIGSSREVRAIRTGRRSDFETISRLIEWPATPSDSWVRGYLGGDPGGPDRVRSVRIRGRLNERLRFLSVCDSAVARKRTIVGSAVKLKADLRVVSIEPVGEQSLWDMTTSTGDFVANGVISHNCFARPTHKFLDFGAGRDFEREIVVKTNAPERLRAELAKPSWNREHVALGTNTDPYQWVEGRYRLMVGIWEAMRDFANPCSVLTKSPLLLRDLDLMKQIAAGTEFHANLSIPTLDERAWRETEPHTPNPRKRLEAVAALNEAGIPTGILIAPLMPGINDSPAQVEEILRLAAEAGATNVGGIGLHLRGETREVFFDWLAEFRPDLIELYERLYSRGAYLPKPERERLAKLARGRHPPRRFLREVGERAEASEAGGRGTAVPREATQPGLF, encoded by the coding sequence GTGCGTTGGGAGAACCTGTCGCTGGATCGCGAGGACGAGGGGGCTGACGCCAAGCTCCCCGGCTTCCGCGATCCAGCGCGGGTGCGCACGTTCGACGCGCCCGAGGCGCTCGGAACCCGCTTCTACGAGGTCGGCGCCCGCTCGATCCTCAACCGCGTTCCCGAGCGATCGCGGATGCCGTTCAGGTGGACCATCAACCCTTATCGCGGATGCAGTCATGCCTGCGCCTACTGCGTGTCGGGCGATACCCAGATCCTCCTCGCGGACGGCCGCTCGAAGCGGATGGACGCGATCGAGGTCGATGACCGCGTGGTGGGCACGAAGCGGATCGGCCGCTACCGACGTTACGCAGAGGCGACCGTCACCGACCACTGGGCGACGGGGCGCCGCCCCGCCTACCGAGTGACCCTCGCCGACGGCACTGAACTGATCGCGAGTGCCGACCATCGATTCCTGACAGACAGGGGCTGGAAGCACGTGCTCGACGCGCCGGGTCCTGGGTCCCAGCGTCCCCACCTGACCCTGAACAACAGATTGCTCGGTTTCGGATCGATCCCCCCGGCGCCGGACCACGACGCGGACTACCGGGCGGGCTACCTGTGCGGGATGATCCGCGGTGACGGAAGTCTCGGCCACTACCGCTACAAGCGCCCCGGCCGGACATCTTCGGACGTGTACCGGTTTCGCCTCGCGTTGATCGACTTCGACGCGCTCGATCGGACGAAGCGCTACCTGAGTCGTGAAGGAATCGATTGCGGGGAGTTCCTGTTCCAGCCCGCCGGAGCGATCGGGTCGTCCCGTGAGGTCAGAGCGATCCGGACGGGTCGCAGAAGCGACTTCGAGACCATCTCGAGGTTGATCGAGTGGCCCGCCACCCCTTCGGACTCGTGGGTTCGCGGCTATCTGGGTGGCGATCCGGGAGGGCCGGACCGTGTTCGGTCGGTTCGAATCCGCGGGCGGCTGAATGAACGCCTGCGGTTCCTCTCAGTCTGCGATTCGGCCGTCGCGCGGAAGCGCACCATCGTCGGGAGCGCGGTCAAGTTGAAAGCGGACCTGCGGGTCGTCTCGATCGAACCGGTCGGCGAGCAGTCCCTCTGGGACATGACGACGTCGACGGGGGACTTCGTGGCGAACGGAGTGATCAGCCACAACTGCTTTGCCCGGCCGACCCACAAGTTCCTCGACTTCGGCGCCGGCCGCGATTTCGAGCGCGAGATCGTCGTCAAGACAAATGCCCCCGAGCGTCTGCGGGCCGAGCTCGCCAAGCCGAGCTGGAACCGCGAGCACGTCGCGCTCGGCACCAACACCGACCCCTACCAATGGGTCGAGGGGCGCTACCGCCTGATGGTCGGCATCTGGGAGGCGATGCGCGACTTCGCGAACCCGTGCTCGGTCCTGACCAAGTCGCCGCTGCTGCTGCGCGACCTCGACCTGATGAAGCAGATCGCCGCGGGGACCGAGTTTCACGCCAACCTCTCGATCCCGACACTCGACGAGCGGGCCTGGCGCGAGACCGAGCCCCACACCCCGAACCCGCGCAAGCGGCTCGAGGCGGTCGCGGCGCTGAACGAAGCCGGGATCCCGACGGGGATCCTGATCGCGCCGCTGATGCCCGGGATCAACGACTCGCCGGCCCAGGTCGAGGAGATATTGCGCCTGGCCGCGGAGGCCGGAGCCACGAACGTCGGCGGGATCGGGCTTCACCTGCGTGGCGAGACGCGCGAGGTCTTCTTCGACTGGCTCGCCGAGTTCCGCCCCGATCTGATCGAGCTGTATGAGCGCCTCTACTCGCGCGGCGCGTACCTGCCGAAGCCCGAGCGCGAGCGGCTTGCCAAGCTGGCGCGCGGGCGCCACCCGCCGCGTCGCTTCCTGCGCGAGGTCGGCGAGCGTGCCGAGGCGTCAGAGGCGGGCGGTCGCGGAACCGCGGTGCCGCGAGAGGCGACGCAGCCGGGCCTCTTCTAG
- a CDS encoding cation acetate symporter: protein MNLTLIIFAIVLGLTLGITYWASKRTSTTTEFWAAGRGITGVQNGFAIAGDYMSAASFLGIAGLIFLAGFDGFLYSVGFLVAFLTVLFLFAERMRNAGKFTIADVLSFRLRERPARVSAALGTLVVAAFYLIAQMVGAGALIESLVDIPFSLAVLITGVAMLTYVIFGGMLATTWVQIVKAVLLMTATVVLSIFVLAEIGWNPIDLFSDAEERYAASGGAGDYLAPGLEFPSPINTVSLGIGLLLGTAGLPHILMRFFTVPNAKAARSSVGWAVALIGVFYLMTTTLGFGARALLSDAEVAEVDPAGNLAAPLLAQSVGGGEGTVGGDVFLAVIAAVAFATILAVVAGLVISASGAVAHDVWTNVIRKGRQSDKEEVYVARIAAGGIGAIAIAIAIIGGSDLNVSYMVGLAFAVAASANFPALLLALTWREFNTTGAVMGVVVGVVTSVGVVILGPDPGVGAIGLSQPAIVSVPLGFLACFLGTKLGKAEPTAAGDFDELYVRSETGLGAEAGAEAAGPGSGTSSEREPAGAQS, encoded by the coding sequence ATGAACCTGACGCTCATCATCTTCGCGATCGTCCTCGGGCTGACCCTCGGGATCACCTACTGGGCATCGAAGCGGACCTCGACGACGACGGAGTTCTGGGCCGCCGGGCGCGGCATCACCGGCGTGCAGAACGGGTTCGCGATCGCCGGTGACTACATGTCGGCGGCCTCGTTCCTCGGTATCGCGGGGCTCATCTTCCTCGCCGGTTTCGACGGGTTCCTCTACTCGGTCGGGTTCCTCGTCGCGTTCCTGACCGTGCTGTTCCTGTTCGCCGAGCGGATGCGCAACGCCGGCAAGTTCACGATCGCCGACGTGCTCTCGTTCCGTCTGCGCGAACGCCCGGCGCGGGTGTCCGCCGCACTCGGCACGCTCGTCGTCGCGGCCTTCTACCTGATCGCTCAAATGGTCGGGGCGGGCGCGCTGATCGAGTCGCTCGTCGACATCCCCTTCTCGCTGGCGGTCCTGATCACGGGCGTGGCGATGCTGACCTACGTCATCTTCGGCGGCATGCTGGCGACGACCTGGGTGCAGATCGTCAAGGCCGTGCTGCTGATGACGGCGACCGTCGTCCTGTCGATCTTCGTTCTCGCGGAGATCGGCTGGAACCCGATCGATCTCTTCTCGGACGCCGAGGAGCGCTACGCCGCCAGCGGGGGCGCCGGTGACTATCTGGCGCCCGGCCTCGAGTTCCCGTCCCCGATCAACACGGTCTCGCTCGGGATCGGCCTGTTGCTCGGCACCGCGGGCCTGCCGCACATCCTGATGCGGTTCTTCACCGTGCCGAACGCGAAGGCGGCGCGCTCTTCGGTCGGCTGGGCCGTCGCGCTGATCGGCGTCTTCTACCTGATGACCACGACCCTCGGGTTCGGGGCCAGGGCGCTGCTGAGCGACGCCGAGGTGGCTGAGGTCGATCCGGCGGGCAATCTCGCCGCCCCGCTGCTCGCGCAGTCGGTGGGCGGCGGCGAGGGGACCGTCGGCGGTGACGTCTTCCTCGCGGTGATCGCGGCGGTCGCGTTCGCGACGATCCTCGCGGTCGTCGCCGGGCTGGTGATCTCCGCGTCGGGCGCCGTCGCGCACGACGTCTGGACGAACGTGATCCGAAAGGGCCGGCAGTCCGACAAGGAGGAGGTCTACGTCGCCAGGATCGCTGCCGGCGGGATCGGCGCGATCGCGATCGCGATCGCGATCATCGGCGGCTCGGACCTGAACGTCTCCTACATGGTCGGCCTCGCCTTCGCCGTCGCGGCGAGCGCGAACTTCCCGGCGCTATTGCTCGCGCTCACCTGGCGCGAGTTCAACACAACGGGAGCGGTGATGGGCGTGGTCGTCGGAGTCGTCACGTCCGTCGGTGTGGTGATCCTCGGACCCGACCCGGGAGTCGGGGCTATCGGGCTCTCGCAGCCGGCGATCGTCTCGGTCCCGCTCGGCTTCCTCGCCTGCTTCCTCGGCACGAAGCTCGGCAAGGCCGAGCCGACCGCCGCCGGCGATTTCGACGAGCTCTACGTGCGCTCGGAGACGGGGCTCGGGGCCGAGGCCGGCGCGGAGGCCGCCGGTCCCGGCAGCGGTACGAGCTCCGAGCGCGAGCCCGCCGGAGCGCAGAGCTAA
- a CDS encoding DUF485 domain-containing protein has product MVDSTDEPRGSSPPASRASTTGGAGRNKDIDWVAAERSPEFKEMIAKKRSFVVPAIIFTAVWYLGFILLAGYAPEFMGERVTGGLTIGYLLALTQFVMVWVLAWAYIRRADKVFDPLAERAAKTAVEAGRKGGSEAEGTTR; this is encoded by the coding sequence ATGGTCGACTCGACCGACGAACCCCGCGGGTCTTCGCCACCCGCGAGCCGTGCGTCCACGACGGGCGGGGCGGGGCGCAACAAGGACATCGACTGGGTCGCGGCCGAGCGATCGCCCGAGTTCAAGGAGATGATCGCCAAGAAGCGGTCGTTCGTCGTTCCGGCGATCATCTTCACCGCCGTCTGGTATCTCGGCTTCATCCTGCTCGCGGGCTACGCGCCCGAGTTCATGGGCGAGCGCGTCACCGGCGGGCTGACGATCGGCTATCTGCTCGCGCTGACGCAGTTCGTGATGGTCTGGGTCCTGGCATGGGCCTATATCCGCCGTGCCGACAAGGTCTTCGACCCGCTCGCCGAGCGCGCGGCCAAGACCGCGGTCGAGGCCGGCCGGAAGGGCGGCTCCGAGGCTGAAGGGACGACGCGATGA
- a CDS encoding phospholipase — translation MADLVHRLREPDGDPEGALILNHGRGSDENDLFGLLDELDPERRLLGVTTGAPLTGIPPGGRHWYVVPRVGYPEPRTFASSLAMLDGFIDRLLAERGIAPERTVIGGFSMGSVMSYATGLGPGRPRPAGIIAMSGFVPTVEGWEPELEGREGLPVLIAHGRQDPVIEFGFADRAAALLEPAGLDVRRVSTETGHWVAPEALDAGRELVAEALA, via the coding sequence GTGGCCGATCTCGTCCATCGTCTGCGCGAGCCCGACGGGGATCCCGAGGGCGCGCTGATCCTCAACCACGGCCGGGGGTCGGACGAAAACGATCTCTTCGGGCTCCTCGACGAGCTCGACCCGGAGCGTCGTCTGCTCGGCGTGACGACCGGTGCGCCCCTGACCGGCATCCCGCCGGGCGGGCGCCACTGGTACGTCGTGCCACGGGTCGGATATCCGGAGCCGAGGACGTTCGCGAGCAGCCTCGCGATGCTCGACGGGTTCATCGACCGGCTGCTCGCCGAGCGCGGCATCGCACCGGAGCGGACCGTGATCGGCGGTTTCTCGATGGGCAGCGTGATGTCGTATGCGACCGGGCTCGGACCGGGTCGGCCCCGTCCCGCCGGCATCATCGCGATGTCCGGCTTCGTGCCCACCGTCGAGGGCTGGGAACCCGAGCTCGAGGGCCGCGAGGGTCTGCCGGTCCTGATCGCGCACGGACGCCAGGACCCGGTGATCGAGTTCGGCTTCGCCGATCGCGCCGCGGCCCTGCTCGAGCCGGCCGGTCTCGATGTTCGTCGCGTCAGCACCGAAACGGGTCACTGGGTGGCGCCCGAGGCCCTCGACGCGGGCCGCGAGCTGGTCGCGGAAGCGTTGGCCTAG
- a CDS encoding MarR family transcriptional regulator, translated as MGALLDERELGSWKGFLRIHQRVVARLDAELIERHDLPLTSYEVLMQLADAPDGRMRMSAIADGLLLSRSGLTRLVDRLERSGLVERAPCPDDARGTLAVLTAEGRGRIEAARPDHLAGVRRHFLSQLDASEQEELAELWRRIGAELDESASARRSAEPSGVL; from the coding sequence ATGGGCGCTCTCCTCGACGAACGCGAGCTCGGATCCTGGAAGGGGTTCCTGCGCATCCACCAGCGGGTTGTCGCGCGGCTCGACGCCGAGCTGATCGAGCGCCACGACCTGCCCCTGACCTCCTATGAGGTGTTGATGCAACTCGCCGACGCGCCTGACGGACGGATGCGGATGAGCGCGATCGCCGACGGGCTGCTGCTGAGCCGCAGCGGTCTCACGCGGCTCGTCGACCGGCTCGAGCGCAGCGGGCTGGTCGAGCGTGCGCCGTGCCCCGACGATGCGCGGGGGACCCTGGCGGTCCTGACGGCGGAGGGTCGCGGGCGGATCGAGGCCGCGCGACCCGACCACCTCGCCGGTGTGCGCCGACACTTCCTCAGCCAGCTCGACGCCAGCGAGCAGGAGGAGCTCGCCGAGCTCTGGCGCCGGATCGGCGCCGAGCTCGACGAGTCTGCCTCCGCCCGCCGCTCGGCCGAACCGAGCGGTGTGCTCTAG
- a CDS encoding AMP-binding protein — MNVVTDLLERFPAARPALLELTAEGERRVWHFGELIAQSAGLSGAFAARGVGRGDVVMTLCASRLEWVLAMLACWRMGAVAMPCSTQLRAGDLAARCAATNPSLCVGEADLLGALPAGVEAMDMADVERVLDEDLDQETPVEAIDLDASDPALVIFTSGTTGAARPALHGQGYIPGQSLQAEHWLGAGPDDLVWCTAAPGWSKSSRNVFLAPWLRGAAAMVHDARFDASERLEICRREGVSVLCQAPTEYRMLAKRTEVGPLPEMRRMVAAGEALGTEVGAHFRERTGLAIADGYGQTETGQITGWRPGEDPVAGSMGTPLPGIETRIAEDGELQVLASSVPTFFLGYLDEDGGPRLLDGGWWATGDYVSAREDGALVYEGRSDDVISSSGYRIGPAEVESALGSHPAVAEAAAIGVTDPERGQIVKAYVVLREGAPGEELARALITHARAESAPYKAPRRIEFIDELPKTATGKVRRVALRERESGGD, encoded by the coding sequence ATGAACGTCGTCACCGACCTCCTCGAGCGCTTCCCCGCGGCGCGCCCCGCCCTGCTCGAGCTGACCGCAGAGGGCGAGAGGCGTGTGTGGCACTTCGGCGAGCTGATCGCGCAGTCGGCCGGACTCTCCGGCGCCTTCGCCGCACGCGGGGTCGGTCGCGGCGACGTCGTGATGACGCTGTGCGCAAGCCGCCTCGAGTGGGTGCTGGCGATGCTCGCCTGCTGGCGGATGGGGGCCGTCGCGATGCCGTGCTCGACCCAGCTACGCGCGGGCGATCTCGCGGCCCGTTGCGCTGCTACGAATCCTTCGCTGTGCGTCGGTGAGGCGGACCTCCTGGGGGCGCTCCCGGCCGGAGTCGAGGCCATGGACATGGCCGATGTCGAGCGCGTCCTCGACGAGGACCTCGATCAGGAGACGCCGGTCGAGGCGATCGACCTCGACGCGTCCGACCCGGCGCTCGTCATCTTCACGTCAGGAACCACGGGCGCCGCGCGGCCCGCGCTCCATGGCCAGGGCTACATCCCCGGCCAGAGCCTTCAGGCCGAGCACTGGCTCGGAGCCGGCCCGGACGACCTCGTCTGGTGCACGGCCGCGCCGGGCTGGTCGAAGTCCTCTCGCAACGTCTTCCTCGCCCCGTGGCTTCGCGGCGCCGCGGCGATGGTGCACGACGCGCGCTTCGACGCCTCCGAGCGGCTCGAGATCTGCAGGCGCGAGGGCGTCTCCGTGCTCTGCCAGGCGCCGACGGAATACCGGATGCTGGCCAAGCGGACGGAGGTCGGACCGCTGCCGGAGATGCGCCGCATGGTCGCCGCCGGCGAGGCGCTCGGAACCGAGGTGGGAGCGCACTTTCGCGAGCGCACCGGACTTGCGATCGCGGACGGCTACGGGCAGACCGAGACCGGCCAGATCACCGGCTGGCGCCCCGGCGAGGACCCGGTCGCGGGCTCGATGGGCACGCCGCTCCCCGGGATCGAGACCCGGATCGCCGAGGACGGCGAGCTGCAGGTCCTCGCATCGAGCGTCCCGACGTTCTTCCTCGGCTACCTCGACGAGGACGGCGGCCCGCGGCTGCTCGACGGCGGCTGGTGGGCCACGGGCGACTACGTCTCGGCCCGCGAGGACGGCGCGCTCGTCTACGAGGGCCGCTCCGACGACGTGATCTCCTCGTCCGGCTACCGGATCGGCCCCGCCGAGGTCGAATCGGCGCTCGGGTCCCATCCCGCGGTCGCCGAGGCCGCCGCGATCGGCGTCACCGACCCCGAGCGCGGCCAGATCGTCAAGGCCTACGTCGTCCTGCGCGAGGGTGCCCCGGGCGAGGAGCTCGCGCGGGCGCTGATCACCCATGCCCGCGCCGAGAGCGCTCCCTACAAGGCCCCGCGCCGGATCGAGTTCATCGACGAGCTGCCGAAGACGGCGACCGGCAAGGTCCGCCGCGTCGCGCTGCGAGAGCGCGAGTCCGGCGGCGACTGA
- a CDS encoding MFS transporter — MSTPREARSAFARLFIATGLILLAAGATLPVLPRFVTEELGGGQVEVGIVIGAFSLTGLACRPLAGRFADVRGRRPAVLIGASGAALAGFVLLLPAGLGGLIAARMILGAGEGTLYTAASAWVVDIAPPARRGRLVGLFGLAIWGGLSLGAPIGEVLRAEFGYTAVWAFATLTPVLAAATAATLREPAAVAEASDSPAARGSLIHRGALLPGAGLALASMGFATVAGFIVLSAEQRGLDVGAIAFTAFAGSVVAMRVIGGGLPDRLGAVPCAVVAGFGDAVGLVMIALAGSAPVLIAGAAIMGASFSLIFPSLALLVLGPTPPERRGAAMGTFTACFDLGLGIGGPIAGAIAQFGGYEASFLVMAAGGLGIAAIAASQRRRRRLDVSFAPPSEELPLP, encoded by the coding sequence GTGAGCACCCCTCGCGAGGCCCGCTCCGCCTTCGCGCGGCTGTTCATCGCCACCGGGCTGATCCTGCTCGCGGCCGGCGCGACGCTTCCGGTCCTCCCCCGCTTCGTGACCGAGGAGCTCGGTGGCGGACAGGTCGAGGTCGGGATCGTGATCGGGGCTTTCTCGCTCACCGGCCTGGCCTGCCGACCCCTTGCAGGCCGCTTCGCCGACGTCCGGGGGCGCAGGCCGGCGGTCTTGATCGGTGCATCGGGGGCGGCGCTGGCGGGCTTCGTCCTGCTGCTCCCGGCGGGACTCGGCGGCCTGATCGCGGCGCGAATGATTCTCGGCGCGGGCGAGGGGACGCTCTACACCGCCGCGTCGGCGTGGGTGGTCGACATCGCACCGCCCGCGAGACGCGGCCGTCTCGTCGGGCTGTTCGGACTCGCGATCTGGGGCGGGCTCAGCCTCGGCGCGCCGATCGGCGAGGTCCTGCGGGCCGAGTTCGGCTACACCGCGGTCTGGGCGTTCGCCACGCTGACCCCCGTTCTCGCCGCGGCCACGGCCGCGACGCTGCGCGAGCCCGCCGCGGTCGCGGAGGCGTCCGACAGCCCCGCCGCACGGGGGAGCCTGATCCACCGGGGTGCGCTTCTGCCCGGCGCTGGGCTCGCACTCGCGTCGATGGGGTTCGCGACGGTCGCCGGGTTCATCGTGCTCTCGGCCGAGCAACGCGGCCTCGACGTCGGCGCGATCGCGTTCACCGCCTTCGCCGGCTCGGTGGTCGCGATGCGCGTGATCGGCGGCGGACTGCCCGACCGGCTGGGCGCGGTTCCGTGCGCCGTCGTCGCGGGGTTCGGCGACGCGGTCGGACTGGTCATGATCGCCCTCGCCGGATCGGCCCCGGTTCTGATCGCGGGCGCCGCGATCATGGGCGCCTCGTTCTCGCTCATCTTCCCGTCGCTTGCGCTGCTCGTCCTCGGCCCGACGCCGCCCGAGCGCCGTGGCGCGGCGATGGGGACGTTCACCGCCTGCTTCGACCTCGGACTCGGGATCGGCGGACCGATAGCCGGCGCGATCGCGCAGTTCGGCGGCTACGAGGCCTCGTTCCTCGTCATGGCGGCGGGCGGCCTCGGGATCGCCGCGATCGCGGCATCACAGCGACGCCGTCGCAGACTCGACGTCTCGTTCGCGCCGCCGAGCGAGGAGCTCCCGCTGCCCTAG
- the acs gene encoding acetate--CoA ligase codes for MEAGTAQSDSNLESELEQLLERDTFAPPEDFVSNAEITDRSIYEEAAADPEAWWAERARELVWAEEFSDVLDESNPPYYKWFADGKLNASANCLDRHVDEGNGDRVALKWRGEEGEERDLTYSDLLADTKRLANVLKDRGVEPGDVVGIYLPMIPEVVVAMLACARIGAPHNVVFGGFSPDSVKDRMEFSEAKALITVDAARRKGKTAPVKPEVDEFLGDVPSIETVVVVRHTGEDVAMDSGRDVFYDEAIEAADAECEATPFPAEQPLFILYSSGSTAKPKGILHTTGGYLTGVRATTRMVFDTKPEEDVYWCSADVGWITGHSYIVYGPMANGLTSVMYEGAPDYPDKDAWWDVAEKTGTTIFYTAPTAIRACMKWGAKYPESHDLSKLRLLGTVGEPINPKAWLWYWKVIGGERCPIVDTWWQTETGHMMITPLPALTDAKPGSATEPFPGIDAAVVTETEGEDAGTDQGLLIIRRPWPGMLRTLYKDDERFEETYFERFGSETYLVGDAARRDEDGYYWIIGRIDDVINVSGHRMSTAEVESAIVSHGKVAEAAVIGQTDEDTGQAICAFVTLEGDREGSDELIEEIREHVAKKIGKLARPKRIIWADDLPKTRSGKIMRRLLRDIAEGRELGDVTTLRDPDVVKQLDDVVKQRAADGDGE; via the coding sequence ATGGAAGCCGGGACTGCGCAGAGCGACTCGAACCTCGAGTCGGAGCTCGAGCAGCTGCTCGAGCGCGACACCTTCGCACCGCCGGAGGATTTCGTCTCGAACGCCGAGATCACCGACCGCTCGATCTACGAGGAGGCGGCGGCCGATCCGGAGGCCTGGTGGGCCGAGCGCGCCCGCGAGCTCGTCTGGGCCGAGGAGTTCTCGGACGTCCTCGACGAGTCGAATCCGCCCTATTACAAGTGGTTCGCCGACGGCAAGCTGAACGCCTCGGCCAATTGCCTCGACCGCCACGTCGACGAGGGCAACGGCGACCGCGTCGCGCTCAAGTGGCGCGGCGAGGAGGGCGAGGAGCGCGACCTCACCTACTCGGACCTGCTCGCCGACACGAAACGGCTCGCCAACGTCTTGAAGGACCGCGGGGTCGAGCCGGGCGACGTCGTCGGCATCTACCTGCCGATGATCCCCGAGGTCGTCGTGGCGATGCTGGCCTGCGCGCGGATCGGCGCTCCGCACAACGTCGTCTTCGGCGGCTTCTCACCGGACTCGGTCAAGGACCGGATGGAGTTCTCGGAGGCCAAGGCGCTGATCACCGTCGATGCCGCGCGGCGCAAGGGCAAGACCGCCCCGGTCAAGCCCGAGGTCGACGAGTTCCTCGGCGACGTCCCCTCGATCGAGACCGTCGTCGTCGTTCGCCACACCGGCGAGGACGTGGCGATGGACTCCGGGCGCGACGTCTTCTACGACGAGGCGATCGAGGCCGCCGACGCGGAGTGCGAGGCGACGCCGTTCCCGGCCGAGCAGCCGCTGTTCATCCTCTACTCGTCGGGCTCGACGGCGAAGCCGAAGGGGATCCTGCACACGACCGGCGGCTACCTGACCGGCGTCCGCGCGACGACGCGGATGGTCTTCGACACGAAGCCCGAGGAGGACGTCTACTGGTGCTCGGCCGACGTCGGCTGGATCACCGGGCACTCCTACATCGTCTACGGGCCGATGGCCAACGGTCTCACCTCGGTGATGTACGAGGGCGCGCCCGACTATCCCGACAAGGACGCCTGGTGGGACGTCGCCGAGAAGACCGGGACGACGATCTTCTACACGGCGCCGACCGCGATCCGGGCCTGCATGAAGTGGGGCGCGAAGTACCCCGAGTCCCACGACCTCTCGAAGCTGCGCCTGCTCGGCACGGTCGGCGAGCCGATCAACCCGAAGGCCTGGCTCTGGTACTGGAAGGTGATCGGCGGCGAGCGCTGCCCGATCGTCGACACCTGGTGGCAGACCGAGACCGGGCACATGATGATCACGCCGCTGCCGGCGTTGACGGACGCCAAGCCCGGATCGGCGACCGAGCCGTTTCCGGGGATCGACGCCGCTGTCGTGACCGAGACCGAGGGCGAGGACGCGGGGACCGACCAGGGCCTGCTGATCATCCGCCGGCCGTGGCCGGGGATGCTGCGCACGCTCTACAAGGACGACGAGCGCTTCGAGGAGACGTATTTCGAGCGCTTCGGCTCGGAGACGTATCTGGTCGGCGACGCGGCGCGTCGTGACGAGGACGGCTACTACTGGATCATCGGCCGGATCGACGACGTGATCAACGTCTCGGGCCACCGGATGTCGACCGCCGAGGTCGAGTCGGCGATCGTCTCGCACGGGAAGGTCGCCGAGGCTGCGGTGATCGGCCAGACCGACGAGGACACGGGGCAGGCGATCTGTGCCTTCGTGACGCTCGAGGGAGACCGCGAGGGCTCGGACGAGCTGATCGAGGAGATCCGCGAGCACGTCGCGAAGAAGATCGGCAAGCTCGCGCGCCCGAAGCGGATCATCTGGGCCGACGACCTGCCGAAGACGCGCTCGGGGAAGATCATGCGCCGCCTGCTCCGCGACATCGCCGAGGGCCGCGAGCTCGGCGACGTCACGACGCTTCGCGACCCGGACGTCGTCAAGCAGCTCGACGACGTGGTCAAGCAGCGTGCGGCCGACGGCGACGGGGAGTAG
- a CDS encoding ring-cleaving dioxygenase gives MQLEGIHHITAITADAQQNVDFYAGTLGLRMVKKTVNQDEPSVYHLFYADEDGSPGADLTFFEFPHAALGRAGAGMVYRIGWRVASEASLDFWADRLASQGFESERVGDVLRFRDPEGLEHELGVDDSGDDPLIAEHPEVPAEHALRGFSSARAYSADPSRSQRLLDGLGFEGSDGSYELRGSERGGTWHYDAPPAERGIQGAGTVHHIAWASRMDDQEAWRDRAAEYGARPTDVIDRFWFRSIYFREPSGVLFEIATIGPGFDADEPKESLGESLVLPPFLEDRREQIERVLTPITNPRQAREAS, from the coding sequence ATGCAGCTCGAGGGCATCCACCACATCACCGCGATCACGGCCGACGCGCAGCAGAACGTCGACTTCTACGCCGGCACGTTGGGGCTGCGGATGGTCAAGAAGACCGTCAACCAGGACGAGCCCAGCGTCTACCACCTGTTCTACGCCGACGAGGACGGCAGCCCTGGTGCCGACCTGACCTTCTTCGAGTTCCCGCACGCCGCTCTCGGCCGGGCCGGAGCGGGGATGGTGTACCGGATCGGCTGGCGCGTCGCCTCGGAGGCCTCGCTCGACTTCTGGGCCGACCGTCTCGCCTCGCAGGGCTTCGAGTCCGAGCGGGTCGGGGACGTCCTGCGCTTCCGTGACCCCGAGGGCCTCGAGCACGAGCTCGGCGTCGACGACTCGGGCGATGATCCGCTGATCGCCGAGCACCCGGAGGTGCCGGCAGAGCACGCGCTGCGCGGCTTCTCGAGCGCTCGCGCCTACTCCGCCGATCCCTCTCGCAGCCAGCGCCTACTCGACGGGCTCGGCTTCGAGGGCTCCGACGGGTCCTACGAGCTCCGCGGATCCGAGCGCGGCGGCACGTGGCACTACGACGCTCCGCCGGCCGAGCGCGGGATCCAGGGGGCCGGAACGGTCCACCACATCGCCTGGGCCTCGCGGATGGACGACCAGGAGGCGTGGCGCGACCGCGCCGCCGAGTACGGCGCGCGGCCGACCGACGTCATCGATCGCTTCTGGTTCCGGTCGATCTATTTCCGCGAGCCGAGCGGGGTGCTGTTCGAGATCGCGACGATAGGCCCCGGCTTCGACGCCGACGAGCCGAAGGAGTCGCTCGGCGAGTCGCTGGTCCTGCCGCCGTTCCTCGAGGACCGGCGAGAGCAGATCGAGCGCGTCCTGACCCCGATCACGAATCCGCGCCAGGCCCGCGAGGCGAGCTGA